The genomic region GGGATCCTCTTTCAGCGATCAACTTTCCGAGTATCTTTGCGGCGTCCTTGTCCTTTTTGCTTTTACCTTCTCCGGCAAAAGTTTTTTCGGATGTGGTCGCGTAAGCAAGAGTTACACCCTGAACGTCATCGATGATCTGACAGCTCAGATACTTGTTCGATTTATTGAAAACTAAACGAGGGCGGCTTCCTGATTTTTTGAGTTTAAATCGGGAACGTTCCGCTCTTTTGATTTTGGAAATACTTTTCTTCAGTTTATCAATCATGGCTTACTTCTTACCTGTTTTTCCGGCCTTTTTCTTGATGAACTCTTCAGCATATTTGATTCCCTTTCCTTTGTAAGGCTCGGGCGGTCTTTTAGAACGGATATCCGCGGCAACTTGTCCAACAAGTTGTTTGTCGATTCCGGTAACCTTGATCTTCAGCTGTTCCAGTACATCGATCTTGATGCCTTTAGGAGCTTTATAAACTACTTCGTGAGAATACCCAAGGCTCATCACCAAGTCTTCTCCCCTCTTCTGAGCTCTGTAACCGACCCCGGTGATCTCGAGATTCTTTTCCCAACCTTGACTTACGCCTTTTACGCAGTTCATCAGAAGGGCTCTGGTCAATCCGTGAAGAGCGACGACTTTTTGGTCTTCGGAACTTCTTTCGAGTTTAACGATTCCGTTCTCGTTTTTTACGGAAAGGCCTTCGAAGATCGGAGTGGAAAGTTCTCCAAGAGGTCCTTTTACTTTAATATTTGCGTTTTCTTGCTTCACTTCGACTTTCTCAGGAAGCTTGATTTCTGCCTTACCAATTCTGGACATGATGTTTCGCAATCGAATCTGTCGGATTAGGACATCTTCAGGATTACTTCACCTCCCAATTTGAGTTTGCGGGCGTTTTTACCGGTCATGATTCCTTTCGAAGTCGAAACGATCAAAGTACCGATGTTGTTTTTATACGGACGAATCTCCGCGCTCTTGATATACACGCGTCTTCCCGGAGTGGAAACTCTGATGAGCTCGCGAATGATCGGACGTTTGGTCTGATCATACTTTAGAAAAACCTTATAATCTTCGAAAGTTTCATTCACTTTAACGGACTCGTAGTCTCTGATAAAGCCTTCTTCTTTCATGAGATCGAGAATGGATTTCTTGATCTTGCTTCCTGGAACCAGGCAAGTCTCGTGTTTCGCTCTCCCAGCATTTCTGATGCGGGTCAGCATATCTCCGATTGGATCTGACATACTCATGATTATTATTTCCTCTCTCTCACCAGGATGATTTTACTACGCCGGGAATCTGAGCGCCGCTCGCGAGTTTCCGGAAGCAAATTCTGCACATATCGAATCTTCTGAGGTATCCGCGTGATCTTCCGCAGATCGGGCAACGGTTGTACTCTCTTACCTCGAACTTTTTCTTTCTCTGGTGTCTTACGGTTATAGAAGTTTTAGCCATAACTTTTGAAGATTACTCCTTATTTCTGGTTCCTGTAAGGCATTCCAAAAGCTGCAAGAAGGCTAAACGCTTCCTCGTTCGATTTTGAATTGGTTACAAAAGTCATATTGATCCCGTAGAGAGTGTTGATCTTATCAACCTTGATCTCCGGGAAAATGATCTGTTCTTTAATGCTCATGTTGTAGTTTCCGCGACCGTCGAAACCTTTGTCGTTGACTCCTTTGAAGTCACGAACCCGGGGGAGAGCCACGTTCACCAATCTGTCCAGGAACTCATACATATAGTCCCCGCGCAGAGTCACCATACAACCAAGGCTCATCCCTTCGCGGATTTTGAATCCCGCGATGGATTTTTTCGCCTTCGTTTTAACCGGTCTTTGTCCGGTGATGAGTGCTAATTCTTCCACAGCGGCTTCGAGAGCCTTAGGGTTGGTATGAGCCTCGCCCATCCCCACGTTGAGAACGATCTTCTCCAAACGTGGAACCTGCATGATGGATTCGAATTTAAACTTTTTGTTTAATTCGGGAACGATTTCGTTCTTATATTTTGTTCTGAGTCTAGATGCCATGGCTTATAACTCTTTCTTATCCGGTCTGCTCACACGGACCTTTTTCCCTTTGATAGTCTCGAATCCCACGCGAACTCCCGCTTTTTTCTTGGAGTCGTAAAACATCACGTTGGAGATGTGCATAGAAGCTTCCACTTCGATCACTCCGCCTTGAGGATTCTCTTGAGTCGGTCTCATAAATCTTTTTCTTTTATTGAGTCCTTCTACGATTACGCGGTCTCTTTTCTTATCGATGGAGAGAACCTTTCCTTTTTTTCCCTTCTCTTTTCCGGCGATGCAAATCACTTCGTCGTTCTTCTTGAAGCGGAATTTTTTGAATTTCGTGTATTCGGAACCACGATAAGTCAACTTAGCCATTATAATACCTCCGGAGCCAGAGAGATAATCTTAGCGTATTTTTTATCTCTGAGTTCGCGGGCAACAGGTCCGAAGATCCTGGTTCCCTTTGGATTTCCTTTATCGTCGATGATCGCGCAAGCGTTGTCATCGAAACGGATGTAAGATCCGTCGGGTCTTCTGATTTCTTTGGTCGTTCTTACGACAACGGCTCTTTGAACCGCCTTGTTATGAACTTTTTTACCGGTAGAATCTTTCAGACCGAAAGCAGGCTGAGCGTCTTTCACCGCGACGATGATTTCGTCGCCGACGGAAGCGTATCTTTTTTTAGATCCGCCCAGCACTTTTATACACATTACTTTTTTGATTCCGGAGTTGTCCGCAACCTGTAACCAAGTTTCTTGCTGGATCATATCACTTCGCCTTCTCTACGATTTTATACAGTCTATGTCTTTTTTCTCTAGACAGAGGACGAGTTTCAATCGCGAGGATTTTGTCCCCGATCGTGCATTCGTTTTTCTCGTCATGAACTTTGAGTTTCACGGTCTTTCTGACGATTTTCTTAAATCGAGGATGAGTCTTTCTCGTTTCCACAACGATAACGACGGTTTTATCCATCGAGTTGCTAACAACTCTCCCTTCCGTAAGAAGCGATTTGTTGATATGTTGTTTCCCGGCTGTCATAAATCCTTCTTAGCCCTTAACCTTCGCGCTTAAACGCGCGAGATTTTTTTTCTTTCTTTTAGCGCGGGAGAAGATCTTGGATTTCTTTTCTCCCGGATTGGCCTTCAGTTGTCTTTCTCTCTGAATGGTCAGAAGTTTAGCGATTTTCTTTTTCGTATTGTGGATCACCTTAGGGTTTTCCAAAGAACGAGCCACTCCGTATTGAAAACGGGAATTTCTAAGAACCTTTCTCGCTTCTTCGAGTTGCTCGAGAATTTCGCTGTCTTTCAGTTCTTGCAATTTGATCTTTTTCATAGAGCAGACCTTTTCACGAATTCGGTATGAATCGGTAATTTGTAAGAAGCCAAACTAAGGGCTTTCTTTGCGGTTTCTTCGTCGATACCGCTCATTTCAAAAAGAATTCTTCCCGGACGGATCTCAGCAATCCAGAACTCAGGGTTCCCCTTTCCTTTACCCATCCGAGTTTCGGCCGGTTTTTTAGTGATCGGAGTATGAGGAAAAATCCTGATCCAGAGTTTCCCGCCTCTTTTTACTTGGCGGTTGATAGTAATCCTTGCGGCTTCGATCTGTCTAGCGGTCAATCTTCCGGAAGTAACGGCTTTTAAACCGAATTCTCCGAAGGAAACCGCGGAACCTCTTTCATCGGTTCCTTTCAGCCGTCCTCTTTGTCTTTTTCTGAACTTTACACGTTTAGGTGATAACATGGCTCTTACTCTTTACAGCGATTAGCTGGTTCTTCTCTTTACTGCGTATTTATCTTCTTCAGATTCTTCTTTGCTCTGAATGAAGTCCCCACTGTAGGTCCAGACTTTAACGCCGATTTGTCCGAAAGTGGTTTTTGCTTCTTTAAATCCGAGATCGATCTTCGCGCGAAGAGTGTGGAGAGGAATTCTTCCCTCTTTGTAGTTCTCTCTTCTCGCCATGTCCGCTCCGTTCAAACGACCGGAGATCAGAATTTTAATTCCTTCCACTCCGCCTCTCATGGCGCGGCGAAGTTCTTGTTTCATAACTCTCCGGAAAGGTTGTCTTTGTTCGATCTGAAGAGCGATGGATTCCGCGATACACTGAGCGACGGTTTCCGGTTTTTTTACTTCGATGATGTTCAGGTTCACCGGTTTATCGGTCATCGTCTTAAGAATTTTCTTAACCGCTTCGATGTTGGAACCTTTTTGACCGATCACGATACCGGGCTTCGCAGTGTGAAGATTTACGTTGATCTTCTCCGGAAATCTTTCGATTACCACTTTTACGATTCCGGCGTTGTTAAAACGGCCTTGGATGAACTTACGGATCTTGATGTCTTCATGAAGATTCTTTTTATAATCGGACTGAGAGAACCAAATTGAGTCCCAGCCTCTTGTGATCCCGATTCTTAAACCGATTGGATTTACTTTCTGTCCCATGAATACTCCGTATTAATCCGAGAGAACCACGGTGATGTGGCTCAGTCTTTTTCTAATTCTCGCCGCACGGCCTCTTGCACGAGGACGGAAACGTTTCATGATCGGTCCTTCGTCCACGTAGATCTTTTTGATAAAAAGTTGAGTGGAATCAACCTTGTCGTTCAAAACGCTCGCGTTTGCGGAAGCGGAAAGAATCACTTTTGTCAAAGGTTCGATCGCTCTTTTATTGGTGAATTTAAGAATATCAAGGGCTTCGTTGACTGCGTATCCGCGAATTTCATCCGCAACGAGGCGAACTTTTCTCGGAGACATTCTCACGAAACGAGCAACTGCTTTAGCTTCCATTACTTCTTGCCCGCCTTTTTATCCCCGGCAACGTGACCGCGGAAAGTTCTTGTAGGAGAGAATTCTCCCAATTTATGCCCGATCATGTTCTCGTTGATGTAAACGGGAGTGAATTGTTTCCCGTTGTGAACCATCACTGTATGTCCAACCATATCCGGGAAGATCGTACTTCTTCTGGACCAGGTCTTGAAAGGTTTCTTTTGGTTTTCGGAGTTCAACTTGGTGATCTTCTTCATGAGATGATCGTCGATGAACGGACCTTTTTTAATACTTCTAGCCATTTACAAATTACCTGTTCCTGTTCCGTTTTCTCTTCTGAACGATGAACTTATCGCTCGGACGAGTTGATCTTCTGGTTTTGTAACCCTTAGTCGGTTGTCCCCAAGGAGAAACCGGGTGACGACCTCCGGAAGTACGACCCTCGCCACCACCATGCGGGTGATCCACAGGGTTCATTACGACCCCGCGAACGGTTGGGCGTTTTCCGAGCCAACGGGATCTTCCCGCTTTCCCGATCGAAACCAAGTTGTGATCTTTATTACTGCAAATTCCGACGGTTGCGAAACAATTCTCGTGAACCTTGCGAACTTCAGTCGAAGGAAGTTTCAGAAGAATGTATTCTCCGTCGCGGCCTGCGATCGTTCCGAAAGAACCTGCGGTTCTTGCGATTTGTCCGCCTCTACCGATTTGAAGTTCCACGTTATGCACGTTTGTGCCCGGTGGAATTTTTCCGATCGGCATCGCGTTTCCGATTTTAATTTCGGAACCCGCGCCGGATTGAACGGTGTCGCCTACCTTGATTCCGTCCGGAGCAAGAATATAAGAATATTCTCCGTCCTTGTAACAGATCAAAGAGATGAATGCGGAACGGTTCGGATCGTATTCCAGAGTCTTAACGACTGCAGGAACATCGGTCTTTCTGCGTCTGAAATCGATGATACGATATTTTCTTTTTACGCGACCGCCTTTGTGACGAACGGAAATTTTTCCGCCCTCTCCTCTACCCGCTTTGTAGTTAAGGGTAAGAGTTAAAGGTTTATACGGTTCCGTTTCCGTGATTTCCGAGAAATCGAGAACGGATTTATAACGGCTTGCGGAAGTTACGGGTTTAAACTTTTTGATTCCCATTTTTTATGCTTCCTTTGCGAAATCGATGCTTGCGCCGTCACGGAAAGTCACTACTGCTTTTTTCCAATGTGGACGGGGAGCCGGCATGTTTCTGAAACGTTTGATCTTTCCTCTGAAAACTTGAATGTTTACGGAAGAAGGAGTTACTTTGAAAATCTTTTTGAACGCTTCTTTGATCAGAGTTTTGTTCGCGTCGATATGAACCTTAACGGTATATTTTACCATTCTGGTTCCTTTCTTGCTGTTGGCTCCGATCGTTTCGAGGTCTTGAGACTTCTCGGTGATTACGGGTGTAAGAATTACGTCTTGGAGATTCATTTCTGCGCTCCATACTGAGTCAGCATCTCTTTCAGAGCGGCTTCGGTGATAACCAGATTGCGGTTATACAGAATGTCTCTGCAGGAGATTCTTTTTGAATTGATGTATTTTACGGTCGGGATGTTACGAACCGATTTTTTAACGAAATCATTCTCGCCTTGAACCAGGAATCCGATGACTCCGGTGTTTCTAAGATTCATATTTTTGAATATAGAATCGAAAGACTTCGTGCTGAATTCTTTCGGATCGAGATCTTCGATCACCTTCACTGCGGATGCTTGCGCTTTTTTACCTAAGATAGAAAGCACGGCTCTGTGTTTGAGTTTGGAAGAAACTTTATAAGAATAGTCTCTTTTTTGAGGCCCGTGAACCGTTCCCCCGCCGACCCAATGAGGAGCGCGAGTGGAACCTTGTCTTGCGCGGCCGGTCCCTTTTTGAGACCAAGGCTTTTTACCACCACCGCGAACTTCCGATCTGGTTTTCGTTGCGTGGTTACCTGAACGCAGATTCGCATTCTCAGATTTAATCGCTTCGTAAATCGAAGCTACGCTGAGTTTGCTTTCAAAGAGTGCGGAAGGAAGTTCGATTTCAGAAATCAGTTTTCCTTCTTTAGAATACTTCTGTGCTTTCATATCTAACCCGGATTTTAGATCTTCTCGATCGTAATAACTGTGTTTGTAGTGCCGGGAACAGCCCCGCTTACGAACACAAGATTCTTTTCTTCGTTGATCCGGACTACTTTCAGATTCCGGACTGTAGTTTGTTGGGAACCTGTTCTTCCGGGAAGCTTAACGCCTTTAAAAACCCGAGAAGGAGTTGAGTTCGCTCCCATGGAACCTGGGTGTCTGTGAAAACGAGAACCGTGTCCACCTGGTCCCCCAGCGTGTCCGTGGCGTTTTACAACCCCTTGGTATCCTCTTCCTTTGCTGACCCCGGTAACTTTTACCACGTCGGAAACAGCAAATACATCCTGAATTTTCAGAACCGACCCTGCAGCAGGGGAATCTCCGAAACTACGGAATTCTCTCAAAACTTTCTTAGGACCAAGGCTCGCTTTTGCGAGGTGGTTCTTTTCTGCTTTTGAGATTTGAATTTCTTTAATGTCTTGGAATGCTAATTGAATCGCTTCGTATCCGTCATTTTCCACAGACTTGACTTGGGAAACGGCGCAGGGACCGACTTCCAATACAGTTACGGGAATAATATTTCCCTGTTCGTCAAAGATCTGAGACATTCCAACTTTTTTGCCGATTAATCCCTTTGCCATCGTTCCTTACCTTCAGGATTTGATATCTACGGATACCCCTGCAGGAAGCTGGAGTTTCATCAAAGCTTCTACAGTGTCTTCATTGGTATCCAGAATATCGATGAGCCGTTTGTGTGTTTTTAATTCAAACTGCTCTCTGGATTTTTTATTAACGTGCGGAGAACGCAGAACCGTATAGATCTCTTTCTTAGTAGGAAGAGGAATCGGGCCGGAGACAGTCGCTCCGGTCCTTTTCGCAGTTGCTACGATCTCATAGGTCGATTGGTCAATCAACCTATGGTCGAACGCTTTCAGTTTTACTCTAATTTTTTGTCCGGCCATTTTCAGAGAGCTCTTACTCGGTGATTTCCGCGACAACGCCGGATCCGATGGTTCTTCCGCCTTCGCGAATTGCGAACTTGAGACCTTTGTCCATTGCGATCGGGCTGATCAATTCAACTGTCAGAGAAACGTTATCACCAGGCATAACCATCTCAACACCGTTAGGAAGGTTACAAACACCGGTAACGTCAGTCGTTCTGAAGTAGAACTGAGGACGGTAGTTATTGATGAACGGAGTGTGACGTCCGCCTTCATCCTTAGTTAAAACGTAAACCTCAGCGGCAAACTTTTTGTGAGGAGTGATAGAACCCGGCTTCGCGAGAACTTGTCCTCTTTCGATGTCTTCTTTTTTAGTTCCACGAAGAAGAGCACCGATGTTGTCACCAGCTTCAGCTTGATCGAGAAGTTTTCTGAACATTTCGATACCGGTTACTACAGTTTTAGTAGTCGGGCGGATACCGATGATTTCAACTTCGTCGTTCACTTTAAGAACGCCTTGTTCAACTCTTCCTGTTGCAACAGTTCCACGACCAGTGATCGAGAAAACGTCTTCCACAGGCATAAGGAAAGGCTTATCAGTAACGCGTTTTGGATTTGGAACGAAAGTATCCAAAGCTTCCATCAGTTTGAGGATTGCAGGCATCCCGATTTCAGACTCATCGCCTTCAAGAGCTTTTACCGCAGAACCGTGAACGATAGGAGTAGTATCGCCTGGGAAGTTGTATTTGTTGAGAAGGTCGCGAACGTCCATTTCAACCATTTCGATCATTTCCGCTCTTTCGTCAGCGGCAAGCATGTCCGCTTTGTTGATGAATACGATCACGTAAGGAACACCAACCTGACGAGCAAGAAGAATGTGTTCTTTCGTTTGTGGCATTGGTCCATCCGTTGCGGAAACAACGAGGATAGCCGCGTCCATCTGAGCCGCACCGGTGATCATGTTTTTAACATAGTCAGCGTGACCCGGACAATCTACGTGTGCGTAGTGACGGTTAGCAGTTTCATATTCCTGGTGAGAAGTAGCGATGGTGATTCCACGAGCTTTTTCTTCCGGAGCGTTATCAATTTGGTCATAAGCAACAGCTTTGTTCTTACCACCGATCGCTTTCGCAAGTGTAGTAGTAATAGCTGCCGTCAGGGTCGTTTTACCGTGATCCACGTGACCAATTGTTCCAACGTTTAAGTGAGGTTTAGACCTATCAAACTTTTCTTTAGCCATAGCGACTTGTTAATCTCCTTACTTTTTAACGAACCCTAACGGGAATCGACTAATGTAATTACGTAATAGTGTTCAGAGTCAAAAAGGGAGTCTAGAGACAGAACACCCCTTCCCTGTGTCATATTTCTAAGAACGCTTGCAAAGCCAAGCAAGTTTTCCGTAGAAGCCTTTGCGTGCACAAGCGACTTGCCGTCACCGACCGACACAACGTTCTGAATCTTTGCGTTTCTCTTGGAAAGAACACCAAGCACATCGCCCATCGATGTATCTGGTATCAAAATCTCTAATAGAGAAACCGGACCAATCAGTTCCGTATGATTCCGAATTATGTCTTTTAAGCCTTTGATGACGGCTACTTTTACAAGTGAAGAAGTCTCGTTTGATAGATCCGGTGGATCGTATCGATGAACGATCAAATCCAAGCCGAGAATTTCTTCTCCCTTGAATCCCTTTGCCACTACTTCATAAAAAGCTGATGTAATGGCTTCTTCTAGTGTTTCAGTAATCTTAGTTTCAAAGCGCACATCCTTGGAGAAGCTGTTAGAGCTAACCAAAGAGGCCTGCACCAGTCCGCTTGAGATTTTTTGATCAAACGCGGTATGCTGAAATTCACCCTGTATGACCATTTTTTTCCAAAGCTCAAACCTTGCAACTTTTATCCCGCTCACGTTGACTTTATAAGAATAGAATTCTTTCAAACGAGAAAGAGAAACTTCCAAGTGAAGTTCTCCGAGTCCGGAAAGTTGAATCTGTCCCGTTTCCGGGAGAATCTTGATCTCCAAACCCTCATCCAACCAGGTCAGTTGTTGAAGAGAATTCCAAAGCGCGTCTCTGTGTTCGTCCGCTTCGGGTTCGAGAAGAATTTGAAACTGTTTTCGAATGGGCTGTAGTTCCGACCTATATTCTTTTTGCGGGGAAGAATACAAAACGTCCCCCGGTTGGATCGAATGCAACTCCGGAACGACGATGATTTCTCGGGCGAGCGCCTGTTTTGTCTCTTCTATGTCTCTTGTCGAAATGTAGTATAGGGAATCCATTTTCCCTTTCGAGGAAATCGACCAAAATTCCTGATTTTGTGGGAACTCCTTCGAAGCCACGATATAAACGATTCTTCCCAGATCGGGATGAAGTTCTCGTTTGAAGGCGATCCCCAATTCTTCCTTAGGTCGGAACTCCGGCTGAAAACTTTTCGATAAAAGTTCCAGAGAACCGAGGAGTTCCCGCACTCCGTCTCCGTGCAAGGCCGCGCCTCCGAGAACGGGGAAGAATTCTCCCTTCCAGAACCCGCGCGAAAAGCCGTCTCGGGCCAGAACGGCGAGGTTGTCGGGGTTTTTGAGATATTGTTCCGACAATTCGGAATCCCATTCCAACAACGGCAACAAGGATTGGTCGGAACTACGATCCGACAAAAGTGAAAAATCTCCACCTTCCTTCCAAAGAAGAACCGGTTCTTTTTCCAAAATCGCTTCGAGATCCACGAGCGAATCCGTGATGTCGATTCCCTTTCGATCGAGTTTGTTTAAAAAGAATAGAATCGGAATTTTTCGTTTTCGAAGCCATTCCACGTTTTGAAGCGTTTGCGATTTCAGACCTTCGAACGCGTCGATGAGAACGATGCCCAGATCGGCGACCACAAGAGAAGCGCTCGTCTGACTTTGAAAATCGAGATGTCCAGGATTATCTAAGAATTGAAACAGAACCTTGGGTTCTTTCGGGTTCGGCCAAAAAACCCTCGCGAGTGTGGATTGAATGGAAATCCCTCGTTCGATCTCCTCTTGTAAATAATCGGATTCGGTGGTGCCCTCTTCGATCGTTCCGGGTCTACGGATTTTGCCGGTCTCGAAAAGAATTCTTTCCAAAAGAGTGGTTTTGCCGGCATCGATATGCGCAAAGATTCCTATGTTTAAAATCTGCATGAGGATCTATTCCGAGATTTTCCAGTTTTAGGAGTTCCCACATTTTCTTAAAAACAAAAAAGGAGAGGCGAACCTCTCCTTTGCGATCTGAAATCGGCTTCGATACCGAAGCCTCTATAAAATTCTTTCTTACCAGCGATAATGGGAGAAAGCTTTGTTCGCTTCCGCCATTTTCCGGATATCTTCTTTTTTCTTGATAGCGGAACCGGTTCCTTTTTGAGCTTCGATAAACTCGGCGGCCAACTTGGAAGCCATACCTTTTTCGTTTCTATCTCTGGAATAACGGATCAACCAACGAATACCGAGAGCCAGTCTTCTTTCCGGACGAACTTCGATAGGAACCTGATACGTAACCCCGCCCACTCTTCTGGACTTTACTTCCACTTGTGGTTTAGCATTTTCTAATGCTTCACGGAAAGTGGTATAAGGATCGTTACCGGTTTTTTTCTGAATGATTTCCAACGCATCGTAGAATAATCTTTCCGCTACGGATTTTTCTCCGCTCAGCATCAAGCAGTTGATGAACTTCGCAACTTGTACGTCGTTGTAAACTGGATCCGGAGTAATTTTCCGGGGTTCAACTTTTCCTCTTCTTCTAGACATCGATTCTTATCTCCCGATTAAGCCTTAGGACGTTTCGCGCCGTATTTGGAGCGACCGTTTCTTCTCTTATCCACACCCAAGGTGTCGAGGGTTCCGCGAATGATATGATAACGAACCCCTGGAAGATCTTTTACCCTTCCACCACGAATCAGAACCACGTTGTGTTCCTGAAGATTATGTCCCTCACCGGGAATGTATGCCGTAACTTCGATTCCGGTTGTTAAGCGAACCCTTGCGACTTTTCTTAAAGCCGAGTTCGGTTTTTTCGGAGTAAACGTCATTACTCTTGTACAAACTCCTCTTCTCTGAGGAGAGCTCTTTAATGCAGGAGATTTAGTTCTCTTCTTCTGCTTTTGCCTGCCGTGGCGAATCAATTGACTGATTGTTGGCATGAATTTCCTTCTCTAAAAAAATTTCAGATCGTTTTTACCAGATCGCCAAACACTCTCGATTTGTAAAGTGAATGACGATCGTTCGGATTCGGCCCGCTTCGAAGAATTCTCCGAAGCGACCGCTTCTTCTTATTCGTCTCCGTCCGCGTCGGACTCTTCAGCGATCGCTTGCGGGATTTCCTCTTCCTCTTCTTCTTCGAGAGGACGATCGAGATCTCCGTAAGTCGATTTGAATACCGCAATATCCTTATACTTCTTAGTTCCCGTTCCGGCTGGGATCATGTGACCGATGATGACGTTCTCTTTGAGACCCATCAAGTTATCGGTTTTACCTTTGATCGCCGCGTCGGTAAGAACCTTGGTCGTTTCCTGGAAGGAAGCGGCCGAGAAGAAGGATTCCGTATTCAAGGATGCTTTTGTAAGTCCGAGAAGAATCGGAACCGATTCCGCAGGAGAACCACCTTCTGCGATGACTCTCTTGTTTTCATCGTTGAATACAAGTCTGTCGATTTGTTGCTGATTTACGAAACTGGTATCACCGGAATCGGTAATCAGAACTTTTCTGAGCATCTGACGAACCACAACTTCGATGTGTTTATCGTTGATATGAACCCCTTGCAGTCTGTAGACCTCTTGGACTTCTTGAACGAGATACACTTGAAGTGCGGTAACACCTTTTACTCTGAGAATGTCGTGAGGATCGAGATTACCGTCGTCGATTTGATCTCCTCTCTTCACGAAGTCTCCATTACGAACCCGAATCTGTTTACCGATCGGAATCGCAACTTTTACTTTTTCCTGATCCGGATTGTCCGGATGGATATAAAGAATCCGTTTTTCTTTTACGATCTCGCCGCTGATCTCGATCTTTCCATCGGTTTCCGCGAGAGTCGTCGCATCCTTAGGTCTTCTCGCTTCGAAAAGTTCGTCGACTCTTGGAAGTCCCCCGGTAATATCTCGAGTTTTTTCAGCGACAGTAGGAATTTTGAAGAGAATATCTCCGGCTTTCACTTTGTCCCCGTCTTGAACGGAGATGATCGCGTCCACAGGAACCGAGTATTCTTCTCTCGAGCTTCCGGAAATGACCGTGATGCGCGGGTTGAGTTTTTCTCTTCGCTGTTCGATTACCTTCAAGAGAATGTTGGAAGTTTTAACATCCTCGTCTCTTCTTACGTTCTTTCCGATTTCCAGATCCATCCACTGAATGGTTCCGTCGATTTCGGAAATCCCCACTTCGTTGTAAGGGTCGAACTCTGCAAGAGGTTGGTTCGGCTGAGTGATGTCGTTTACTTTTACGTTTACGACGGTTCCCGTTTTAACAGGAATCACGGCTTCCTCTCCCAAGATGCGGAAGATTCCATTCTCGATATGAATGGTTCCCGGCATTTCGGAAGTTATGTTTTCTCCGTTCGGAGAAGTAGCCACCAATTCTCCCTTGTCCACTTTCTGTCCGTTTTCAACGCGTAAGTTGGAAAGTTCTTCGGTTTTGTATTGCTGGATCAATCTTTGAATTACGATCGAACCGCGACGTGTGAACACGTTTTGAGCTTTGTCGTTCGCAATCAAACGTCCGTTGATATTGTTTACGATCGCGGTATAAGATACCTTGTGCTCTTTCTCTTGAACTTTTGCGGACGCCGCACCACCGATGTGGAACGTTCTCATCGTCAACTGAGTTCCGGGTTGTCCGATGGACTGAGCCGCGATGGTTCCGACCGCTTCCCCGATTTCCGCAGGAATCAATCTCGCCATGTCCATACCGTAACAACGGATACAAACACCTTGTTTCGATTCGCAAGTCAGAGGTGAGCGAACCCGGATCTTGTCGTAACCGAGGTTCTCCACTTTTTGTC from Leptospira kmetyi serovar Malaysia str. Bejo-Iso9 harbors:
- the rplN gene encoding 50S ribosomal protein L14; translated protein: MIQQETWLQVADNSGIKKVMCIKVLGGSKKRYASVGDEIIVAVKDAQPAFGLKDSTGKKVHNKAVQRAVVVRTTKEIRRPDGSYIRFDDNACAIIDDKGNPKGTRIFGPVARELRDKKYAKIISLAPEVL
- the rplP gene encoding 50S ribosomal protein L16, coding for MLSPKRVKFRKRQRGRLKGTDERGSAVSFGEFGLKAVTSGRLTARQIEAARITINRQVKRGGKLWIRIFPHTPITKKPAETRMGKGKGNPEFWIAEIRPGRILFEMSGIDEETAKKALSLASYKLPIHTEFVKRSAL
- the rpsC gene encoding 30S ribosomal protein S3 — encoded protein: MGQKVNPIGLRIGITRGWDSIWFSQSDYKKNLHEDIKIRKFIQGRFNNAGIVKVVIERFPEKINVNLHTAKPGIVIGQKGSNIEAVKKILKTMTDKPVNLNIIEVKKPETVAQCIAESIALQIEQRQPFRRVMKQELRRAMRGGVEGIKILISGRLNGADMARRENYKEGRIPLHTLRAKIDLGFKEAKTTFGQIGVKVWTYSGDFIQSKEESEEDKYAVKRRTS
- the rplV gene encoding 50S ribosomal protein L22 yields the protein MEAKAVARFVRMSPRKVRLVADEIRGYAVNEALDILKFTNKRAIEPLTKVILSASANASVLNDKVDSTQLFIKKIYVDEGPIMKRFRPRARGRAARIRKRLSHITVVLSD
- the rpsQ gene encoding 30S ribosomal protein S17 produces the protein MTAGKQHINKSLLTEGRVVSNSMDKTVVIVVETRKTHPRFKKIVRKTVKLKVHDEKNECTIGDKILAIETRPLSREKRHRLYKIVEKAK
- the rplF gene encoding 50S ribosomal protein L6, giving the protein MSRIGKAEIKLPEKVEVKQENANIKVKGPLGELSTPIFEGLSVKNENGIVKLERSSEDQKVVALHGLTRALLMNCVKGVSQGWEKNLEITGVGYRAQKRGEDLVMSLGYSHEVVYKAPKGIKIDVLEQLKIKVTGIDKQLVGQVAADIRSKRPPEPYKGKGIKYAEEFIKKKAGKTGKK
- the rpsH gene encoding 30S ribosomal protein S8 codes for the protein MSMSDPIGDMLTRIRNAGRAKHETCLVPGSKIKKSILDLMKEEGFIRDYESVKVNETFEDYKVFLKYDQTKRPIIRELIRVSTPGRRVYIKSAEIRPYKNNIGTLIVSTSKGIMTGKNARKLKLGGEVILKMS
- the rplX gene encoding 50S ribosomal protein L24, translating into MAKLTYRGSEYTKFKKFRFKKNDEVICIAGKEKGKKGKVLSIDKKRDRVIVEGLNKRKRFMRPTQENPQGGVIEVEASMHISNVMFYDSKKKAGVRVGFETIKGKKVRVSRPDKKEL
- the rpmC gene encoding 50S ribosomal protein L29, whose protein sequence is MKKIKLQELKDSEILEQLEEARKVLRNSRFQYGVARSLENPKVIHNTKKKIAKLLTIQRERQLKANPGEKKSKIFSRAKRKKKNLARLSAKVKG
- the rplR gene encoding 50S ribosomal protein L18, translating into MIDKLKKSISKIKRAERSRFKLKKSGSRPRLVFNKSNKYLSCQIIDDVQGVTLAYATTSEKTFAGEGKSKKDKDAAKILGKLIAERGSQKGVKQVMLDRSGMIFHGRIAAFAEGAREAGLEF
- the rplE gene encoding 50S ribosomal protein L5 — encoded protein: MASRLRTKYKNEIVPELNKKFKFESIMQVPRLEKIVLNVGMGEAHTNPKALEAAVEELALITGQRPVKTKAKKSIAGFKIREGMSLGCMVTLRGDYMYEFLDRLVNVALPRVRDFKGVNDKGFDGRGNYNMSIKEQIIFPEIKVDKINTLYGINMTFVTNSKSNEEAFSLLAAFGMPYRNQK
- a CDS encoding type Z 30S ribosomal protein S14; this translates as MAKTSITVRHQRKKKFEVREYNRCPICGRSRGYLRRFDMCRICFRKLASGAQIPGVVKSSW